The genomic stretch ggtgagacaaggttgtgcgctttcccccttaatttttaatgtttacatagagaaagccatcaacgaaatcaagcagaaagcttcgggtgtcaatatccacggagaaaaaattagtatgctgcgattcgctgacgacatagcagtcatagccgagacagagaaggatttgaagaagacgttgacaaacatggaaaggacaatggccagatatcagctgaaagtcaacaaaaagaagactaagatattagtttgcagtaaaagagaggaggctaaaacaaacatcaacctaggaaagcataagcttgaagaggtgaacgagttctcttacctgggaagccgaattaccagcgatggacggagcaagaaagaaatacacagtagaatagcgcaggcgaagagggctttctacaaaaagaagaatcttcttacagctgaaaataccagcatagaagtaaggaaacaattcatcagatgctacatatggagtatgtttctctatggaagcgaggcttggacgttgacagcagcagagaagtcaagagtggaagcattcgaaatgtggtgctacctaagaatgatgaagataaaatggattgaccgtgtgagtaaccatgaagtgctaaggagagtaggagaaaagagaagcctcctaaaaacattaagcagaagaaggggcaacttagttggccacattttgaggcacgatggtctgatgaagacaatcgttgaaggacaagtggaagggaaaaaggcaagggacggccccgaatgagttatatcggacaggttataaaggatgtaaaagagaataaatatgtagctatgaagagattagcggataggagagagaaatggagagctgcgtcaaaccaatcttaggattgttgactaatgatgatgataactcTTTTGATGCTCTTATGACGTCTGGGGCTTATTTTATAATAAGAAGTTCTGCTGTGTCTAtctaaaaagagttaacaaaatccATCCACCGTAGAGGTGAATGCAGAGCAGGTTGAGTTGAAAGACAAATGAGATCTTATAGTGATTAATGAAAATAGCATTGTTCCAAAGTCTGATAGTATTTACTAGGTATGTAACCTGTTaagcacatattttattttaacaaacaaaatttcagtttttgttcTTGTAGACATTGGTTCCATGGTAACGTATATGTTGTTAGTTATTTAAGCCCTTCAATTTGCTTGAAAGATCTTATGCCATTTTATCTTCCAATTCAGTATTTTATGTTGGAAAGCAGCCAACTTTATTGCTGAAGTTGTggtattgtttgaatttttattcaatcaGCACTTTTAAGTATATTCTGGAGGTCCTCAGATAAAAAAATCTAGGCAGTTACACCTCACTGTATAATTCAGTTGATGGTTCTTGAAAAATCCTAGAAGCCATCCACCATGCATCTACAAGGCGATTCAAGTATTATGCACTCACGGCAGCATACCAATCAAAGTGAGGCGTCAAGAGCTCGtgaacaaaaactgaaagacaTGATAGCAGCATTGCCAGTGATGTCAAGAAAGGAAGTGCGAAGGTAGTAGTATGagttttgaagtaaaaaatattgaatgttatgaaagtataaaatttttaatccatggaaaaaataaaatttgatcctTGTCAGTAACGTAGCgatgattttgaaatggggggagggggggtttaccggagatttcgggtcCCTtctggggtgtatggaaaacaccccagggtaAAGGTATTTATTGGCCATATaaccattattttttcttaatgtatgaaaatttttttcctctccagtaatccagtgatcattttatttattaaggcCATCTTACTTGTTTTTGGCTCCTCTTCTTAAGGCTCAATGGGGGGTTGTAACTCGGAAACCCATGGCTACGTCACTGATCATTGTCTCACCTCTGGTTGTACTTTGTTtaagttgaggacctcaaatccagaaaccCGGAGAACccgaaatccagaacatttgaaaattcctctgcgtagtgttttgacttgccacctcgtggcaccactctccaagccttgttctgggatgagtaggaatttagcacatacagtaaaacctctttatatcgtaacggtggggaccaaaatttgggcattttgatgtatggaggttcactatagagaggttttagtgataggcaccattttttcatatcattcagaaatgaaaggcactactgtctataaaaccattatatgtatgtgtttaaacaaacatgcatggattagtgaacatatatttattacctatatacataataattacagaaagcgtgtgctatcacatgatttttactacgatttgagagaaaattatgagatctctcttaattcaacagttatttaaaatgattaggatagttacatagctttgttcttatttactgttaggtatgctctcatatggaacaaaatggccacaactaatgattaacgtgaaaattacagcatattaaaggtatataagaaaagaataataagggtgaaaatttatcactgaaaacgccattccatgtacataatcgtggctgcattaatggtctctagttgtctcggtttaattttgaagaggtagttaggccgtctcgggggtatctccttggtatgataagtggaggttttacaatataaagaggttcactacaaagaggtttgcctataaatttacatgtaaatctgatgggaccgtagggatggtatgatgtatggaggtttatgatgtaaagaggttcactacatagaggttttactgtactatggacatacgctaagaaccttgtcagggacacataaggatatcaaatatcaagtacaagagcctgagcacatgtataaattaattaatttgctaAATATACtgtgaagaccagaaatccagaaaaaccagaaatccagaagcccttcgatcccaagctttctggatttgagatcCTCAACTGTACAAGTTAAATACCTTTTGGTAGCATTTCTATTGAATGTTACCTTTCTGCCTAGGTACCGTGTTGAGTATCATAGGGCTATATGCTGTGATCTTCAAGAGGAAGGATTTACTTCCGCAAGTAGATTAATTAACAATTTAGTTGAAATCGATGAAGTCAGGCGTAAAAGAGCTGGGCCTAATTCGCTTATTACACTGAAACCAAAGCTCAAGACTCAAAATAAAATGCTGGACTGCTTAAAGATAGGATTGAAACAAGCagaaaaagaagagagaagaggTGAGTATTATTTAACTGTGTATTGCTAGTTTGAATGAATTGTTGGCTCACAAAACAAGTACATACTTCAAGTTGTTCAATCACTACATAACATGTAACCCTAAAATACAACATAGCTAATCAATCTTGCAACAAAAGACTAGGTAAAGAAGTAGGAAGATTTGGTACAATTTAATTTTAGGAAATAGCTAAATTTCCTTTGGCTTGCCTTTATGGTTTCACACACCAGTGCATATCAATGTGAAGACTCCATAGGGGAGGAACAATTTTCCTAGGCAGAGATCTTGGaaaatgtaatgatttttttcatgtggAAGCTGTGCACTGTGAAGGGGTTAAGGAGTACTCCGGTAATTAACCTCATTTCAATAAAGTAGACGAAAGTTAATTCAACCACGTTCATTGCGATGGTTAGCGATACACTTGCTCAATGTCTCTCACGCGCCATAGTCCTTCTCCGTTGCCGTTTCGTCAGCGTTTCTCTCTCACGGCACCTCCCTGGCGCTAAGTTCCGCATACCCTGGTGGCGGCAGTAGGGACCTCAGCGTCCCAGAGCaacgacctcagccaggtggctggcCTTGGTGACGGCGCTTGAAATTAAGAGCTCCACCACAACAGTAAGCAAGTCATGACCTGAAGTTTGCTCAAATAAATCCTTGGGATGGCATATAACTTGTATATCCCCAGCctgcacattataagtcattaaGATAAGGTGacaggaagaaataaggaaggtgcttatcaagtaagcttgttatgggtttcttacggcctggccgacaaacatccagagtaatgacaaaatggatgccaaactttcagcacttccatGTATGTTGTTTTGtattccatcgttttagagtattcattaagAGATCTAtgcataagaataatttttccattcttggcacttctatatGACTATAAATAACATCatacggccataatttgaaaatcattcacatttatgaaatgatggcgAAACAATGGttgtaagaaaaacacataattttacaAGAATATGgatgtagaataatataaaattgcgGAAGGAAtctctatcatcatcatcagtcaacaatcctaagattggtttgatgcagctctccatttctctctcctatccgctaatctcttcatagctacatatttattctcttttacatcctttataacctgtccgatataactcattcggggccgtcccttgctctttttcccttccacttgtccttcaacgattgtcttcatcagaccatcgtgcctcaaaatgtggccaactaagttgtcccttcttctgcttaatgtttttaggaggcttctcttttctcctactctccttagcacttcatggttactcaaataatattatattcatcaggttatcagaccataaattaaaattcaagaatgttacattgtgtggaccttgaataatttcagttttttcatgcACAAACCTGCtaagtttttctacataattggaATTTAAACTGGTAACTTTGCCTCACACACTCATCAGTTGCTGTGGTATAGTAGTTAGCCTATAGAGCTGCGGATGCGTAGGTCTTACGCTCAGTTCTcccaggtgttttttttttctttccgccacaaGGATAATGTACCtgtattatgctttgtatcttcaccagccagttgcttgcagttgtttattattttctatttttgggaAAATCTGTTATCGGTTGTTAAGCTCTTATAAATACTCAGCGAAGACTCAATGAATTTCaccggtaggctttaaattcatgttgggatgagcagcgtagcatgtgtagtgCACTGTTCACCGCCTTTGgtgctccaacagaagcgacttacgttgcctgaggatatttgatggcattcctcatttattcttccctaaaatcttacccttgccttatgtTAACTCCTTAGCTTACGATCAGCTGCTTATCAAATTTTTCCATAggaaaaccataagaaatggataactctcttactttgtgctatatGGGTCACAATGAGCAAACAATAGGTTTCTACCCAATTAACACATAGAGCTGCTGCAGTGCTTCACAAGGATGTCAGCGCTGCTAGTACAGCACATGTCAAGTGAAGCATGTCAGCAGCGTCTCAGCAGCACTCTCATAAAGCGAGTTGTCGAGCAACACATCAAATGCGCCATCGCAGCTCGTGTATCATGTGCTGCAGCCGAAAGTTGTGGATACCCTGCCACAGCACTGCACAAAGTCTTTTGAATAAGACACGTTATGCTAAAGTGGCACTACGAGGTGTTAACAATCGTTACCTGTGAGTGCTTGCGAGAGAAGCAAGAGTGCAGAGAGAGGTtaaaggaaaaggaagagaaCTGAAAGGTAGGTAATTAACTTCATAATGTTATTTCATTATAGTGATGAAATACAATTTAGTGTATTAGGACTATTCAGTAGATTTTTCCTCCATGagtttctaattaattttaacgggaaattgtgattttttgcCGTTTTTCAAGTTGCAATGTCTTGAGAGGTGTGTCTTCTTGTATTTTTCAAGAATctgtttcaaaaatgttcccattTATCAATTGGTATTTGATTGCTGAAATTGGTATCTTTTGACTTGTTTCAGATGTATTCTCTAGACTCTTGCCTCTTATCTACATGAGCACagtgaaaatggaaaagaaaatgacaaaGTAGTGTAGGCAGACTGGAGCAAGGATGAAGAGGGTCCACTTAGAGTCTGCTTCTGAATTTATACTACAAAGACTATAATGATGAATAAAGTCATTTATTGCATCCTTGTGCTTTCAATTAGTTCTTATTGCCCCTAACACTTTTTTAGTGCTTTTGATTACTAGTAGCCAATCAGGAATTCATTTTCAGCGATTCTGACATACGTTTGAAGTGATTGTGGCACACTTTTGCAGCGCTCCTGACACCCATTTGCAGCGTATCTTACATGCAAAAAAGGGAAGTTTAGTCGAGTGCTAGACGCACTGCAGCAGTTCCTTTGCCACAGCTGCAGCACTGCTGCATGGCGCATCTCGTGTGCATCTGCAGCATTTTGTGTTTACTGGATAATGTCATACTATCtgcataaaattgtgaaaaaagatTCTCTTTCATTCAATAATTCCTGCATTATCTGTGACACTTTGGTGACTAATGGCAGCTACATTTTTAGCACCTATACCTGTATACAtattttgacatgaaaaaatatattcttgattTCATGTCAATAGGTCAGCATGGGAATGCATGCACTGCATACTTAAACCTGGCCTTATACTTTAAAGAAAAGGGGGAAGATTGGTTCTGGGtagctaacattttattttatggaagcTACCATAGGGGAGCCAGATATCTCACTGATGGAAGCCGAAAGGAGGCCATTGCCCGTTTTGCTTTTGGAAAGTTTCTTCTGGAAGATGGTGAGTGAATTagctattcatttaaaaatagtgattcaaatgaaataaaataaaacttgggcgGCAATGTGTGATGCTcatcataggcagatttaggggaggtacgggggcacgtgccccctcctccagaggcttaaaaaataaacgagataactaatacaaatatcaataaatttaatatttaaatacaaaagttATGAATGTTTAcgtataaataacttttatattaaaattaagagtatatgtAGCTTTTCATCCTAAATATTAGAAGACCATTTtcctgtcagaccctggtgccctcccagaaaaatatcccggatgctcatcattaatttttaacagATGGACAAGACATTGTCCATAAGAGGAAAGTCACACAGTACATTGGAATTGGATGATTTGATGTAGGTAACAATCAATTTGCAGAGCCTATAGATGCGCTCACCTAAATTCCGTAATCCGTGTTCCATAATGCTAGGTAGATTAATCTTGCTTAATATTTGTTatgcaattttttgtatttgaagtcttttaatatacttttcagtgaaaaaattgcgGAGTGCTCACAAAATGCTGGAAACTGCTAGAACATTATCGATGGGAAAATTGTGGACACTGCCTGCTTTAAAAGCTCCAACTGTTTCACCAGCTTTATTTGAGGTGATAAATTTAAACAATGAATTTCAGAACTGCACTAATTCACTTGGCAGGAATTTGGTATGAACACTTTTTGCCAAGCACATAGCCAGAAATTTCCCTCTTTAGGTGCTTGGGAGGTACCTATTCACtgagttgaaaatattatatatatatgtgtctCTTTTGAGGGCTTTGTTTTCAATTCACATTCATCCAAAAACCATCAATTtccatcccagtgagaaatgggtggtggaatccacgtggaacccacgtggaatccacgttgagtggtggatatttggtggtggtggatattgagtggttggacccacgtggaatccacgttgatttcaagtggatttgtggtgattagcattaaatgttaaacagaatttctaatttgtggaacttaactctctggtgacattgcgtcatttatcatcctgaaaccacgctagttatgtgaaaatgtatcgcacattctatttttatataattcgtggaaaggcagccatgagagcacatgaaaaatcgtagacacatacatagaaggtttagatatagagtggttgaggttttaatggttttaggacagcacctactgctgttttaatttttccaccaaatttccacgtgggttccatgttgattccacgaccaaaaacacgtggtatccacgttgcatctccacgtgggttccacgtggattccaccacccatttctcactgggataagtcagccatatattttatttgtttgatgCTGAAAGTTATATTCATCTTCAGTTATTGGCAGGCATAATGAAGTGTATCTATGTCGAAAAATGGAATATTGGAGAATTGGTGCCCTTAAGATAGTGGTCTCCTCACTCAGCAGTTGTACTGCAGTTAGTCGTCTCAAATGAAAAAGTTTCAGGGGTCTGAAGCACCCAAAGCCTCCACAActgcttattaatttttaaattttgactgcATTAAATGATGGCATTCactgataattttttcttgtattttaacCTCATATAATACCTACATAATGTCTGTGTTTAACTTCCCTTTCCATTCCTGGGCACTATAAAATGTTAGTCCACTTCTAAAACTTGTTTGGCCTTTGAAAATGGCGCGGAAGTGTTGACTGGGTAATAAAATAGCTGTTAGTACAAAGTCTGTTTTTCAAGATATTATGGGGCCCAGCCAAGAGGTTGTAAAGCAGCTTCAAGGGTGTTTTACAGCTAATAGATATTTTAATTCTGCATTTATTCAGTTGTTAAAAATATGTGTAGGggaaagtggggcaaaaccgaccggttaaccttttttcatttaaaacttgatcattctgttgctaatattcttttaaatatgGTTAATAGTAGCATTTATACATATAGGGTGTAGAATATttatgtaaatgcattttattatggtgattacatatatttatggtttttttttcaaacattgacaaaatgacgattttgccgcataggtggggcaaaacagacacccattgaatttgcatttacaaaactTTTACTGTACAATtctgaaagatttattttacaaacactCTTATAACATGTGTGTGATATTTCTgaacatgaaatagtaaattaacaatatgtgaggttggatacgaacttacgtacataaatcacaaatgacattgtcatcttcttcttcacaatttgaacacTCCTTGTGAGCCCACCCTCTGCAGGTCAAACATTGTATTCAACCCTCTTTATTCTTGGAACGGGAATACAACTCATTGCAAAATTTGCAAGCCTCCTCGTCTCCTTCGTCACAATCATCCCTATCTTTAAGAGAGTCCAACCTCTGTTGGTCCTGCCCCACTCTCcggtgacggttttgcccctcgaCACACAACATCAGAAATATGTCAATACAGGCGTATCCATTATCAACTACTCCACTACACGGGcttaaaacacaactaaaaaCACTTAATTATCATATTAACTTACTGTAGGTAAATCAGATCGCCATTATAGCTGCCAgatccaaaacaaacgtaataaaaatcattaagaaaactgtattaaatttaaaaaattcacaggGACTAAACGGCGGCCACTACACAAACGAAAAAAAGCTCGATCTGCTGGTAATGGCGGCCATTTCAACTAGCATATAATGTTGCTACTTGAAAGCAACAACTACCGtgtgattttaaaggggtcggtttgacccgcccaatcagttttgccccactctcccctaatgctaaaaataaaatttaaaaaaataaaataaaactttattggCCCTGTAGGTCTACGTAAAGACGTAGGGAAAGTCAGGTTTGAGAATATAAGGCAGGGTAAAATACAAGTACATACATGGTGCATTATATATCATAGATGCATGCAAGATGATGATATCATATTTTTCCCCTGTTAAATACTATCcgattaaccctttcctgccagcacctatgagaagaaaatgttttccgtGCTACGAatagcataagaatatttaaaacctCTCGGTACAGAaatcttttttggggtggagttaccctggtgTTCTCATCCCtctgatttgggacccaactcaaccaGCCTAGCCCTTACCCTAGCAACTGAACTAGACCCTctaaccagggatgccgacttacaaaaaatattgggggggcccaaaccagggatcttgccccgggtatttatataagtagtgagttttaagttctTGAAGCATTTaagaaaagtcatatgatcaacattagaacccttataactcgaatctcaatatctgggcactctggggaaaattgacaagcctgacagtttttcctcacacccataacaaatttttgagggggcttgggccccctcaggccccatggagtcggcgccactgcctctAACCCTATCTAACCACGAGTCCACGGTCCACTTAGCATAACCAGTGtgtttttaaaccaaatattgtatttgattttcaataatttactcctctattagaattactaacattttttaagcatcatGGAATTGTAAACATTTCTAGCATTggtaacaacaaagttagtgacCACAAGGTATATTCTAAGTCTATAAATCCAGAAGTCATTATTTGtaacgctaaaatttcatttaaaaattgcttaggCACAAAACAAAGCAAAGAATTCATTttagagtattaaaaaaaatagtatttaaaaaatgtatcattgcaaaaacaattgacaatataaccacttcacaaTGGATTCCTGCAGCAAgggtgatcataaatgagtgggagggtcggacttaattgccgaggagtggccctgAGGTCTTGCCAAGCTGGGTCTCAGAGcaggcctgaatgcatccaacaattgctacctcagtggtGACTTCCCTTCCTCCATACCAGCTGTAGCTGATGTCCGATCGTTCGTGTTGAAAAATCCACAACAGCTATACCCAACGTTAGGTcatctgcatatgaaaatgctcaTTGGCTATACCCAACATTCAGCATAAAAGGGTTAACAATACATTATACATTACATAACACTAAGAACATTACATAAAGAATTCCTTCATTCACCAATAACTTAACGTCTCTCACTTATAGAGTCTGCAAGGTTATGGCACTGAGGAGGAAAAAGAGGATAGAGAAGGCAAACTGTGGTCAACGGAACTGGAGGCATCTCCTGAAAATCAAGTCTCAATCTATCAAGAGACATGTGTTCTCATTCATAAAAGCCTCTTGCAAATGGCAGCTGAGGTAAAAGAAAAACGGCCATTGAGTGACAAGGAAGTTAAGCTTTGCATGCAAGCTTTAAGAAGAGCAACAGAATGtaagaattattgtaaaaattgaacatttttttgtgataatgGTGTTTTTGCGGGAAAAATTCTCAACCATTACATGCTATATTTCTTGATTTTCAATCTAGCTGAAAACATAGAGGTGCAGCTAGAAGCATTGAAAGCTCTGGGAATGTGTTATATGGAAAGAAATGACCTTAAAACAGCCGTTAACTACTTTGAAGGCCTCCTTTGTTTATCGACTCAAAGTAAAATCTGGGCTGGGATATGTGATGCCCATCTAAGTTTGGGTCAAGTGTACAGCAGGTAAGTCATA from Ischnura elegans chromosome 7, ioIscEleg1.1, whole genome shotgun sequence encodes the following:
- the LOC124162747 gene encoding uncharacterized protein LOC124162747, giving the protein MHLQGDSSIMHSRQHTNQSEASRAREQKLKDMIAALPVMSRKEVRRYRVEYHRAICCDLQEEGFTSASRLINNLVEIDEVRRKRAGPNSLITLKPKLKTQNKMLDCLKIGLKQAEKEERRGQHGNACTAYLNLALYFKEKGEDWFWVANILFYGSYHRGARYLTDGSRKEAIARFAFGKFLLEDVKKLRSAHKMLETARTLSMGKLWTLPALKAPTVSPALFESLQGYGTEEEKEDREGKLWSTELEASPENQVSIYQETCVLIHKSLLQMAAEVKEKRPLSDKEVKLCMQALRRATESENIEVQLEALKALGMCYMERNDLKTAVNYFEGLLCLSTQSKIWAGICDAHLSLGQVYSRMKSTKEALHHFNEQCTAAKNSGSNSLLGKAYRSIGIFHLLNDDPENAAPLLKESFHEFYEQNQIVRKELEPVLTSIGEIKRKMMTSKSQDTAVGQKLHDEYQRLKDKGKKLWSTDTHISMDETRILAAIAKGLKNMPQYAQLVLQSDHDRKAMAALMKWRGNGVPFWESRTSIKPQDVPFDEVSVLSPESTMSNITFPELSSSEDLSYYSSSDEENEFSRYPSAVLPKFDTKNQDFIK